The genomic region CCAGGCCAGGGCCTGCACATCCATGGGTTTGGTAGCCACGGCGTAGTCGGTGTGGTTCAGGCTGGCGGGTACGCCCACCGTGAGCTTGACGCCTGTGTAGGTGCCTGCGGGTACCGTGCCTTTGATCTGCGGGTTCATGGCCTTGGTGCCAGCGTCGGCACATGCGCCCGAGGCGTCTTCCAGGTCGATCAGCACGACCTCCTTGTTTTGCCATTCATTCACGTCCAGTGTTATGGGCACGGACTCCCCCTTGTCGTTGACCAGGGCCACATTGCTTACGTAAAAGCGCAAATCGTGCAGTTGGGCCGACACCTTGCCTGTGCCCAGGCCGGTGATGGCGGTGCCGCATTTCACGTCTTGCGTGCCAGCCTTGGCGGCAAAGTCGATGGTGATGCTTTGCGGGCCTGTGGGCACGGGTGCTAGGGCATCGCCACCACCGCCGCCGCCACCGCAGGCCACCAAGGCGATGGGAAGTGCCAAGGCAGCAGCCAGTGCGATGGGCTTGCGCAGAAACGAGAAAGAGGATGTGTGGTTGGAATAGGTCATTGCAAATGTTTCAAAAGGCGGCCGTCACCCCGCCTGTGGCAGGCGCGAGCGTGCGGCACAAAAAGGCTTGCAGGGCCAAGCAGGCGGCCTTGCGCTAAAAAAGGAAATCACACCCGGAGGAAGCCTGCGCGCGCCCCGACTGGGCTACGGCAAGGCGTGGGCGCATCAAAGCCGGGCGGGTGGCGCGCGGGGCGGCGCGGTGAGCACGATGCAGGCGGCTGTGCTGCGCTGGGCTGGTGGCTCCGGCGGCTGTTCCGTGCGGTACCCAGGCTGGGCAAAGCGCAAGTCACTGCGCAGCAGATCGGGGGAGGCATCCAGCGCAAAGCGGCACAGCGGGCAATGCACCGAGCCATCGGCGGTCATGCCTTGGGCATCGTCGGCGTCTGCGCTGGCCTGTGCGGGCGTCTGGGTACTTTGCATGCCCACCCAGCGCACGCCCTGGCTGGTGCAGACCTCCACCATCTGTACGTCACCCTGGCTGCCTCGGCCCAGCAGCAAGGCAGCAGCCAGGGCCGAGTGCAGGCAGGCCAGCACCATGCAGGCGATCAGCCAGCGGGCCAGTTTGCGCGCGAGGTGGTGCTGCACGGGGATGCGGTTACTTGCGCGAAGGGCTTTGCTGCAACGGCACCAGCGTCATGCGGCCCAGGTGGTGAATGGCCTGAGAGCCGGGGGCTGCCATGCCATGCGATTGGGCCTGCAGTGCCGCTGCGGCGTAGGCCATGCCCAGCGCGGCCACATGGGCCAGAGCAAATGCGGCGATGAAGCGACCACTGTGCAGTGGCAAGGCGGGGAGCTGCTGCGGTTGGCGTGGGGTGTAGGTGTCCATGTCGTCGATGTCATGAAATACAAGGCAACGGGGCTGCGCAAACACTTGCGCAAGCGCCGCGAAGGGCAGGGGGCTCACCGCCATGCGGCAGGCCCAAGGTGCTGGCCGCTCCAAGAACGAGCCGATGGCACGCATGCATGCACACGCTGATGGCGGGCACAGAACTGTTGCATAAGGCAGCGGGTGACCTCCGGGAAAGCGCCGCACAGTACGCCGCAGCCAAGTGCTGCAGACGCAGGTATGCGCGCCCTTGAACAGGTTCTTAGATCAGGACAGGACGAGAGGTGGGCCGCGCGGGGGCAGCGGGGCCCCCACCAAAGCGGCCAGGGTGGCTGCAACCACTGGGCGCAGTGCATGCGCCAGCGGCTGAGGGTGGGTGATGGCCGTCACGCTGATGGACGGTGGCGCGCTGAACTGAAGGCACAGAGGGCAGTCCAGCGCATGGTGGTTTTGCGGCGCAGCCTGGCCGCCATCATCGTTCAGCACGACCAGCTTGGTCGCACCGGCGGTGGTGCAAACCAGCTCCATGGCTTGTGGATGAACCAGGGGGGACGCAACGGCAACACCCAGGGTGAGCATCAACCACGCCAGAACCAGGCGGGCCAGCAGAGTGGATGTGCGCAGGCGTTGCATGCGCAGAATTATCGTCGCTAAAAGTACTGGCAGCGACAAGCCGAACCCAAGGCTTACCCCAAGTTGGCCGAGGTGAGGCGTTTTGTCCTTATCGAGGTGCCATCTGCCTCAAGGGGTTTTGTGCTATTAAAAATATAGCTTGTAGCGCTTTATTGATAAGCGCTACAAGCCTTTTTTCTTCAAGCCTCAGCGGGCCTTCAATGCGCGCCAGCCGCTGCATCAGACCCCGCGCCGCCTGCCCTGGCGGGCCGTTTGGTCAGCCAGATCAGGCCGATCAGCGTGAGGAACAGGCCTGCGGAGCCGATGAAGATGTCATCAGCAGCGCGGGTGAAGGCCTGCTGATCAATCAGCCGGTTGATCTGCGCCAGCGCCTGCATTTGCGTGAGGCCCGAGGCCATCAGGCCGTCCAGCGTCTGTGCAAACACCCCCTGGCCCTGAATCAGCCCTTCGGTAAGGTGGGCGTGGTGCAGTGCTGCGCGGCTTTCCCACAGCGTGGTGGAAATCGACGTACCCATGGCCCCCGCTGTGATGCGCACAAAGTTGGACAGGCCCGCTGCTGCCGGAATGCGCTCTGGCGCAATACCCGCCAGCGTGATGGTGGTGAGCGGAATGAAGAAGAACGCCATGGCCGCACCCTGCAACAGCGTAGGGATCAGGATGTGGATGAAGTCCGTCTGCACCGTGAACTGCGAACGCATCCACAGCACCGTACTGAACACGATGAACGCGCCCGTAGCCATGCGGCGGGGGTCCCACTGGCTCACCTTCTTGCCCACCAGCGGGGTCAGCAAAATGGCAAACACGCCCACGGGTGCCAGCGCCATGCCTGCGGTGGTGGCGGTGTAGCCCATCCACTGCTGCAGCCACAGGGGCAGCAGCACCACGTTCCCGAAGAACAGGGCATAGGCCACCGACAGCGCCAGCGCACCAAAAGTGAAGTTGCGGCCCTTGAAGAGCTTGAGGTCCACCACCGGGTGCTTCTCGGTCAGCTCCCACACCAGGAACACGGCAAACGCCACCACGGCAATGACGGCCATGGTGATGATCTCGCCTGAGGCAAACCAGTCCAGCTCCTTGCCCTTGTCCAGCATGAGCTGCAGCGCGCCTACCCACAGCACCAGCAGGGTCAGGCCCACGGTGTCGATCGGCAGCTTGCGGATGGGTGTTTCGCGCTTGCGGTAGATGCCCCAGGTGAGCAGACCCGCCAGCAGGCCCACTGGCACGTTGATGTAGAAGATCCACGGCCAGGAGATGTTGTCGGTGATCCACCCACCCAAAAGCGGCCCCACCACGGGCGCGACCAGCGTCGTCACCCCCCAGAGCGCCAGGGCCGTGCCCGCCAGCGCGCGCGGGTAGCTGGCCAGCAGCAGGGTTTGGCTCAGCGGAATCATCGGCCCGGCGACCAGGCCCTGCAGCACGCGGAAGAACACCAGTGCCTCCAGCGACCAGGCAAACCCGCACAGCCACGAGGTAAGCACAAAGAGCAGCACGCTCATGGTGAACAGGCGCACCGCACCAAAGCGCTGGGTGAGCCAGCCCGTGAGCGGCACCGAGATGGCGTTGGCCACCCCAAAGCTGGTGATGACCCAGGTGCCCTGGTTGGGGCTGACGCCCAGGTCACCCGCAATGGCGGGGATGGAGACGTTGGCGATGGACGAATCCAACACGTTCATGAACGTGGCCAGCGACAGGGACAAGGTGCCCAGCAGAAGGGCCGTGCCCTGCAGCGGTGGGTAGGCGGCGGGCGACCCCGGTGGGGCAGAAGGCGCGGGCGTTGCTGAAGGTGCCGAAGGCGCAGCACTGGCCGTGGCAGGACCGGTGCCCGAAGGCACTGCGTCAGCCGAAGGATTGGCGGTGGTCATGTGGTGCCCCGCTTACTGCACCACAGGGGCTTGCACTGCGGGTTGGGTGGGGGCAGATGCATGCTTTTGCGCTTGGGGAGCAGCGGCCTGTGCATGGCTCTTGTTGCCTGAAGCGGCTGCTGACGGTGCGGAGGCCAGTGCCTTGCGCCCCAGGTTGGCGGCAATGATGTGGGCCACTTCGTCGTCAGCGGCCTTGAACTGCTCATCGAACACAGCGGTGGCGGCCACGGGGGTGGTGCGCAGGGTGTCGGCCAGGGTCTTGCCGCTCTGGTCGGCCGTGTCCACCTTCACATCCATCGACAGGCCCACGCGCAGCGGGTGCTCGGCCACTTCCTTCGGGTCCAGCGCAATGCGCACGGGCACGCGCTGCACCACCTTGATCCAGTTGCCTGTGGCGTTCTGGGCGGGCAGCAGTGCAAAGGCCGCGCCCGTGCCAGCGCCCAGGCCTGTGACGGTGCCGTGGTAGACGACCTTGGTGCCGTATACATCGGCTTCCAGCTCTGCAGGCTGGCCGATGCGCAGGTTTTGCAGCTGGCTTTCCTTGAAATTGGCGTCCACCCACAGGTCATGCAGGGGCACCAGCGTCATCAGCGGGGCACCGGCCTGCACGCGCTGGCCCACCTGCACACCACGCTTGGCTACATGCCCATCCAGCGGGGCGATCAGCTGGGCGCGCTGCACGGCCAGATACGCCTCGCGCACACGGGCTGCGGCGCGCTGCACGTTGGGGTGCTGCTCCACCGATGTGCCTTCGGTCTGGGTCTGGCTGGCGGCCAGTTGCTCTTGCGCCGCCACAACGGCGGCCTGGGCGGCGGCCACGGTGCTCTTGGCAGCAGCCAGCTGGGCATTGGCGTGCTGGAATTCTTCCTTGCCCACGGCACCGCTGGCCATCAGCGGGGCGCGGCGGTTCACGTCTTCCTGCATGCGGGCTGCGTCGGCCTGGGCACGGCCCAGGTCGGCGCTGCGCAGGCTCACCTGGGCCTTGAGGGTGGAGTTGTTGGCAAACAGCGTGCGCACTTCACGCACGGTTTGCGCAAGCTGGGCTTCTGCCTGCTCCAGAGCCACGCGGGCGTCGGCCGGGTCCAGCTTGACGAGCAACTGGCCTGCCTTCACGTAGTCGGTATCGTCCGCGCCAATGGAAACCACGGTGCCGCCGATCTGCGGCGTGATCTGCACCACATTGCCCGCCACGTAGGCGTTGTCGGTCGTTTCCACATGGCGGCCGTTGGCCCAGTGCCAGCCACCCCAGCCGAGGGCGGCGATGGCCACGGCAGCGGCGATGAGGGTGAGGCCCCGGCGGCGGGCAGTGTTGGCTTCTTGAGAGGTGAGAGGTTCGCTCATGATGTGTTCTTTCAGGAATGGTGGGGGTCAGGCAGTGACGCGATCAGTGGATCAGTGGGCGGCTGCGGTGATGACTGCTTGGGTGGTGGCGGTGCCAGCGGCGGCTGTTTGCAGCGTGTCTGTGTTGTCGGTCCAGCCGCCGCCCAGCGCCTTCATCAGCACCAGACGGGTGTCGAGCTGGCGCGCACGCAGGTCTACTGCCAGGCGGCGCTGGGCCAGCACCTGGCTTTCGGTGCTGAGCACCACCAGGTAGCTGCCCAGCCCTGCGCGGTAGCGGTCTTGCGCAAAGCGGTAGGCTTTTTCGGCGCTGGCCACGGCATCGTCCTGCAGGGCCTGCTGGCGTGCGAGTGACTGGATGGACGCCATGGCATCGCCTGCTTCCTTCACGGCATCCAGCACTGCGCCGTTGTACTGGGCGATGGCTGCGTCCAGCTCTGCCTCACGGCCACCCAGCTGGGCGCGCAGGCGGCCACCGTCAAAAATGGGCAAGCGCAGGGCGGGCGTCACGCCCATCTGGCGCGAGCTGCCGTTGAACAGTTTGTCCAGCCCCAGAGAGTTGAGGCCGATGAACGCGCCGATGTTGATGTTGGGATAGAACTCGGTGCGCGCACTCTTCACACCCTGGGTGGCGGCTTCCACACGCCAGCGGGCGGCCACCACATCGGGGCGGCGGCCCAGCAGGTCGGCGCCCAGTTCCTGCGGCACAGAGGCAGATTGCAGCAGCTCCATGCGCGGGGTCAGCTGGGGCAGGGCGTCCGGGGCCTGGCCTGTCAGCACGGCCAGCTGGCGTCGCGCCAGGGTGATTTGTTCGTCCAGCGCCTCAATTTGCGTGCGTGCATCGGGCACGGCACCCTGGGCCTGGGTCAGCTCTACCTGGCTGTCCAGCCCGGCTGCGGTGCGTTCTTGCGTCAGGCGGCGCTGCTCTTCGCGCTGCTCCAGAGCACGCACGGCCACGTCGCGCTGGGCCACCAGCCGTGCCAGCCCTACATAGCTGCGCCCCACCTGCATGGCCAAGGTGTTGGCGGCGGCGGCGGCATCGGCCTGCGCAGCACGGGCCTGGCCCAGGGCGGCCTGCAGTTCAGCCGCATGCTGGCCGAAGAAGTCGGGCGACCAGCTCAGCGTGGTTTGCACCGTGCCGCTGTTGTACACGTTGCCAGCCACCGGCGCAGGCACCAGGCCGTTAGCGCTGTAGCGTTGCCGGCTGGCATCTGCACTCAACGCCACCTGGGGGCCGTTGGCGGCTTCTCGCACCTGGCTCAGGGCAATGGCCTGCTCCACCCGTGCGCGGCTCACTGCCAGGCTGGGGCTGCCTTGCAAGGCCGTGTCCACCAGCGTGTTGAGCTGTTCATCGCCCAAGGTCTTCCACCACTGGGCCGGTGCCACGGTTTCGGTGGTGGTGGCTTTCAGGCCTGCGGCGGCGGGGCTAGTTTGCGCAAGCGGTGTGTGGGCAGCGCCTGGGCTGGCGCAGCCCACCAGCAGCAGGGCCGCAGCCAAGGCAATGGCAGACACCACCAGATGCGCCGCCACGGCGGAGCGGGTGGACACCGCTGCAGCAGCGGTTGGGTTGAAAGAGGCTTGTTGGTAAGCGGTCATGGAAATCTCCGGTCTTGGGAGGCGATAGGGCAGGGGGATCACTCCTGCGGGTTGCTGTCTTCTGGCGGGGTTTGCTGGCGCATGGCTTCTCCGTTGGCCAGCATGCGGCGCAGCATGCTCAGGAAGAGTTGCCACTCTTCACGGCTGAACCCCTTGAGGTGGCCGTTGAGCACATCGGCCAGCACAGGCGGCACCAGCGCTGCGGTGCGTTGCCCCTCGGGTGTCAGCTTCACATGCACCACACGGCGGTCTACCGTGGAGCGCTCGCGCACCAGCAGGCCCTTGGCTTCCATGCGGTCGAGCGAGCGCGTCATGGAGGCGGGGTCTGTCTCCAGCTCACGCGCCAGATAGGCCACGGTGGCTTGTCCGGCCAGGGCGATCTTGAACAGCGGCAGCCACTGCGCGTAGGTCAGCTCATGCACAGAGAGCTGCGCATCGGCCTGGGTGCGCACCGACGACATGACCTTGCGCATCAGGTACCCAATGCTGTTCTCAGGCTGCAGATGGTCGGGGTGGTAGAGCTGCTCTGCGCTGTAGAAAACGGCAGAGGGCTCGGGAGAGGACGAAGAAGTCATGGCCCAGACAATAATTGACTAGACAATTATTGTCTGGGCATTCAAAAAAGACCGTAGACGCTTGAGGGGAATTGGCGAGGTGCGCTGACGCCTTCACCCAGCGCTTTGTGAGCGCCACGGCTGGGGCAGGTCAGGCCCGCCATTGAACTTTGAAGATCGCAAATCAATCGGGTGCGTATTTGTCCCCCACCTGTTCGCGCAGCGGATGCGTGTCGTACAGGATGTTCATCTCGCGGATGCGGTGGCTTCCCGCATCAAAGCTGAACACGTCCACACAGGTAAAGGTCACCTCCCGGCCGTCGTTCAAAGTCCAGTCGTAACGAAAGTACGCCGCCACGCGGGTGGGGCCTGGGGCCGCCGACTGCACGGATTCAAAAAGGTCGAGCACCGTGATCACGCTGGCGCCGGAAGCCTGTGCCAGTTTGCGAAAGAAGTCGCCCGCACGCATGTGGCCCAGAAAAGGGGAGAGCACCTGGCCGTCTTCCTCAAAACAGGCAATCAGGCCCTCGGTGTTGCTGGTGTGCAGGTGATGCAGATAGGTTTTGACGGTTTCTATGGGGCGCGAAGTCATCTGGGCTCCTGAGTCTGAAAGTGAAAGGGAACCCCGAGCATCCGTGCCCGTGCTCTCGCA from Acidovorax sp. DW039 harbors:
- a CDS encoding MbnP family copper-binding protein, with amino-acid sequence MTYSNHTSSFSFLRKPIALAAALALPIALVACGGGGGGGDALAPVPTGPQSITIDFAAKAGTQDVKCGTAITGLGTGKVSAQLHDLRFYVSNVALVNDKGESVPITLDVNEWQNKEVVLIDLEDASGACADAGTKAMNPQIKGTVPAGTYTGVKLTVGVPASLNHTDYAVATKPMDVQALAWSWQAGRKFAQIEVNPAGGVVRPSPAAPGTTFYTHLGSTGCTGNPVTGETVTCARPNRMDFGFASFNSNTQKVVLDLAALYTGTNLNADLGGAAGCMSGATDPECDAIYKVLALDLTTGKPINGGSGQTLFRVEGK
- a CDS encoding DUF2946 family protein, which encodes MQHHLARKLARWLIACMVLACLHSALAAALLLGRGSQGDVQMVEVCTSQGVRWVGMQSTQTPAQASADADDAQGMTADGSVHCPLCRFALDASPDLLRSDLRFAQPGYRTEQPPEPPAQRSTAACIVLTAPPRAPPARL
- a CDS encoding DUF2946 family protein, producing MQRLRTSTLLARLVLAWLMLTLGVAVASPLVHPQAMELVCTTAGATKLVVLNDDGGQAAPQNHHALDCPLCLQFSAPPSISVTAITHPQPLAHALRPVVAATLAALVGAPLPPRGPPLVLS
- a CDS encoding DHA2 family efflux MFS transporter permease subunit translates to MTTANPSADAVPSGTGPATASAAPSAPSATPAPSAPPGSPAAYPPLQGTALLLGTLSLSLATFMNVLDSSIANVSIPAIAGDLGVSPNQGTWVITSFGVANAISVPLTGWLTQRFGAVRLFTMSVLLFVLTSWLCGFAWSLEALVFFRVLQGLVAGPMIPLSQTLLLASYPRALAGTALALWGVTTLVAPVVGPLLGGWITDNISWPWIFYINVPVGLLAGLLTWGIYRKRETPIRKLPIDTVGLTLLVLWVGALQLMLDKGKELDWFASGEIITMAVIAVVAFAVFLVWELTEKHPVVDLKLFKGRNFTFGALALSVAYALFFGNVVLLPLWLQQWMGYTATTAGMALAPVGVFAILLTPLVGKKVSQWDPRRMATGAFIVFSTVLWMRSQFTVQTDFIHILIPTLLQGAAMAFFFIPLTTITLAGIAPERIPAAAGLSNFVRITAGAMGTSISTTLWESRAALHHAHLTEGLIQGQGVFAQTLDGLMASGLTQMQALAQINRLIDQQAFTRAADDIFIGSAGLFLTLIGLIWLTKRPARAGGAGSDAAAGAH
- a CDS encoding HlyD family efflux transporter periplasmic adaptor subunit, which translates into the protein MSEPLTSQEANTARRRGLTLIAAAVAIAALGWGGWHWANGRHVETTDNAYVAGNVVQITPQIGGTVVSIGADDTDYVKAGQLLVKLDPADARVALEQAEAQLAQTVREVRTLFANNSTLKAQVSLRSADLGRAQADAARMQEDVNRRAPLMASGAVGKEEFQHANAQLAAAKSTVAAAQAAVVAAQEQLAASQTQTEGTSVEQHPNVQRAAARVREAYLAVQRAQLIAPLDGHVAKRGVQVGQRVQAGAPLMTLVPLHDLWVDANFKESQLQNLRIGQPAELEADVYGTKVVYHGTVTGLGAGTGAAFALLPAQNATGNWIKVVQRVPVRIALDPKEVAEHPLRVGLSMDVKVDTADQSGKTLADTLRTTPVAATAVFDEQFKAADDEVAHIIAANLGRKALASAPSAAASGNKSHAQAAAPQAQKHASAPTQPAVQAPVVQ
- a CDS encoding efflux transporter outer membrane subunit, translating into MTAYQQASFNPTAAAAVSTRSAVAAHLVVSAIALAAALLLVGCASPGAAHTPLAQTSPAAAGLKATTTETVAPAQWWKTLGDEQLNTLVDTALQGSPSLAVSRARVEQAIALSQVREAANGPQVALSADASRQRYSANGLVPAPVAGNVYNSGTVQTTLSWSPDFFGQHAAELQAALGQARAAQADAAAAANTLAMQVGRSYVGLARLVAQRDVAVRALEQREEQRRLTQERTAAGLDSQVELTQAQGAVPDARTQIEALDEQITLARRQLAVLTGQAPDALPQLTPRMELLQSASVPQELGADLLGRRPDVVAARWRVEAATQGVKSARTEFYPNINIGAFIGLNSLGLDKLFNGSSRQMGVTPALRLPIFDGGRLRAQLGGREAELDAAIAQYNGAVLDAVKEAGDAMASIQSLARQQALQDDAVASAEKAYRFAQDRYRAGLGSYLVVLSTESQVLAQRRLAVDLRARQLDTRLVLMKALGGGWTDNTDTLQTAAAGTATTQAVITAAAH
- a CDS encoding MarR family winged helix-turn-helix transcriptional regulator translates to MTSSSSPEPSAVFYSAEQLYHPDHLQPENSIGYLMRKVMSSVRTQADAQLSVHELTYAQWLPLFKIALAGQATVAYLARELETDPASMTRSLDRMEAKGLLVRERSTVDRRVVHVKLTPEGQRTAALVPPVLADVLNGHLKGFSREEWQLFLSMLRRMLANGEAMRQQTPPEDSNPQE
- a CDS encoding nuclear transport factor 2 family protein encodes the protein MTSRPIETVKTYLHHLHTSNTEGLIACFEEDGQVLSPFLGHMRAGDFFRKLAQASGASVITVLDLFESVQSAAPGPTRVAAYFRYDWTLNDGREVTFTCVDVFSFDAGSHRIREMNILYDTHPLREQVGDKYAPD